CCCACTGTCCCCAATCCCAATAATCCTACGCGTACCACTTCTGCACTCATTCTAACCACCCCATACCCCGAATTTTGGATAAAAAGAAAAAGCCATCTTCGATAAGAAGAAGGCTTGTAAGTAGCTAATGCTCCCCCTCCTTATCTCCCAGGACGTATATGTCCTGCAGGAATTGGCACCTTGTCACAAAATATGCGTGACGGTTGCCGGGCTTCATCGGGCCAGTCCCTCCACCTCTCTGGATAAAGAAAATATGAAATTAAAAAACCTTCTTCGCTAAGAAGAAGGTTCATCTACCAATGGAGTAACCCGCTTCTTATCTTTCGAGACGAAACGTCTCGCAGGAATTGGCACCTTGTCGCTATATGCAACGGTTGCCGGGCTTCATCGGGCCAGACCCTCCACCTCTCTGGATAAGAACCATTTATGCTGTTGAGCTTTATTCTAAGAAATTCCAAGGCAAGCGTCAACAAAATTCTTTCTTTTCTGATTGCAAGCTGATTTTGGCAAAGCTTTCAGTTGTAGGTGAACAGGCTTTCTACCTCTTCCATACTGCAGCAAGTGCAATGAAACACGCCCTCGTGGCAGTCCTCAGGCAGCTCCTTTTCCTCAACATATCCGCACCATTGGCAAATAAAAACTTGAATCATCATACGCCCTCCTCCTCTTTTATCCTGCCCAAAATAAAAAAAGCATTTTCCGCTCGACCGTGACGATCGTTAGAAAATGCCAGAAAAGGAGGGACGTACTTGTCCACTCGCTGTTTTTCGCAAGCCATCTCTAACACCTCCCTATCTCCCGTAGGTCTATCAGTGTTGTCGAAACAGGCAGGTCTCCTGACTATGGGTTCATCGTCTAGCGTCGCCTTCCCCGTCTATTTGGATAGACCAGTGGCTTGTTGGACGCTGACTCCCCTCTTACAGTGGCGGGACCGTGTCGGATTTGCACCGAGCTTCCCTATTATCCTTGGGGCGAATTGGTAACGCCCTAAGGAACCTGTTTCCACCTATGAAATTGTCTTTTCTTGCTACTCTCCTCAGTTATTTTTCCGTGTATTGCGAACCTTGTTCGTGGGCCAGTTGCCATTCCTTCCCCAAATACCGCTCTTTCAAAATGGTAGTGTGGTGAGCTTCATGTCCAGCAATCACGTAGGCCAATGTCCTTGCAGATAGTTTGTTTCCGTTGGCAAGTCCTGTACGCGTCCATGCTTCCGGAGAGATTCCGCGGACCTGCGCGATGGTGGAAGCACGAACAGCCTTGTACTCTTCCAATAAATCTGAGAGGTCTCTTAGTTGAAAGCCCCCGTGTTCAACAAAAGCATTCTCATCAAAACCGACGAGGGGTGTCTGATCTCCTCTCGCAATTCTCAACAAGCGATAGCTCATGATGCGTTCTGTATCGACGAGATGACCCAAAACCTCTTTTACCGTCCATTTGCCTGGTGCATACCGATAATCAATTTGCTCGGGCGCAAGTGAGGAAAATAATGCGACTTGCCTCTCTCCTTGTTGTGTGAGGATCGTTTGCAGCTCCCCCTCCGGTACAAGTCCAATATAATAGTCAAAATAAGCAGCGTATTCATCCCGCTCTGGTCGTCTGAGCATACGTTTCCCACTCCTCGTCATTCAGTTTCGATAGACAAATTGCTATGTAAACCTTCAAACAATAGGACCCTTGCCGGGGCTGCATCGGTGCCAATCAGCTTGAGTGGGGCAGCTACCAGAAAGTACTCGCCTGGTGGGACCTCTGCTAGCCGCAAGCCTTCTATGACAATGACTCCCGCTGCAAACAGCTTTTTATGTGTGGGGTGACCCTCCTGGCTACGTTCGATTCCAAGTGCATCAGTGCCAATGCCCCGCACCCCCAGCTCACTTACATATTCTGCACCTTCCTCTGACAGAAAGATGAATTCAAAAGAGAACGCCTCTTCAAAAGAGTTTTTCGTTTTAAACAGGACAAAATCTCCTCGCGCAAGATCGAATCTCTCCAAGTCAGCGCGTGTGATCCTGTCTTCTACCGCTGTGAGATCGAGAACCTTGCAATTGCCAACTAGCTTCTCCAAGGAAATACTCTCAAATGTATCGCCAGCATTCACCATGTGCAGGGGAGCATCCACATGGGTACCCGTGTGAAGGTCCATATCGATTCTCGATTCGGTTACATACCCACTGGTAGCCGTATGTATTTTCGGCTGCTTTTCCGGCTTGTTTTTATATACCGTCATTCCTTCGTACACGGTGGCGGTTACATCATACATTTTCATCCCAAACCCACTCCCCTTTGCCTACTGTTTTTTTCGATCCGCTGGAAAAGCAATGCCCATCTGTCTTCTCGCTTCATCCATGACCTGCATGGCCATTTTGGAAACTTCATGCGAATTCGTTGCGGATTGTCTGGCCCCAATCCTTGCCAAGCGCAAGAATTCTCTTATTTCATAGTGCATAGTCTTCGGGGTCTGTGGCCTTGTTACTTGCTCGATTCGTCCGTCCCTGTAACGAATGTCCACTTCTTTGAGATGGTTGATTCGATCGATTACCATCGTGGCGTCCTCCCCTTGAATTTCTGCTGGCTGATAGGAGGTCGTAATTTTCGAGTAGCTAATGATGGCATCCATCTGGCGATATTTCAACAGCATACTGCCTTCTCCATCCACGCCAGAATCAAGCACAATTCCTCCTGCTTTGACGTCGTCTGGTCTGCCAAAAAGGATGAGTAACGGATATAGACAATAGATACCGATGTCCATCAAGGCTCCGTTTGAAAAAGCAGGATCAAAAGCACGTAAAACCTTCCCTTCGCGGTAGGCGTCATAGCGCGAAGAATATTGGCAATTGCTCGCAATAAAACGTCGTATTTTTCCCAGCTTGTGAAGGTTGTCTTGTATCGCAAAAAAATTGGGCAACAGTGTAGATTTGACAGCCTCCATGAGAAGCACGTCATTTCTTTTCGCTGCCTCGATCATTTCTTCTACCTCAATTGCATTGGAAGCGAGTGGCTTTTCACACAATACGTGCAGCCCCGCGTCCATGCACTGGATCGCTTGTTCCGCGTGGCAGGAGTTGGGGCTCGCAATATAGACCGCGTCAATATTTTTGCTTGCAGCCATTTCTTCTAGGCTGCTATAGGCGAATGGAGCATGGTACTTGTCAGCGATTTCCTTGGCGCGTTCGATGGTACGTGAATAAACAGCCTGAAGAGAAAATCCTTCTACTTCTTGACCAGCCTGGATAAATTCCTCGGTGATCCAGTTCGTTCCGATTACGCCAAATCGCATCTCATCCGCTCCCTTTTCTTTTTCTATCTCGTTGCAGTGACTGGCACTCGTTCTTCGACCTTATCCAGCCACCACACGAATCCGTCTGCTGCAAGCAATTGCTCTGCGGCCTTTGGTCCGAATGAGCCGGCTTCATACGTAAAGAGCGGTACCAAATTTTCAGCGAAGGCTTCCAAAATCGGTGTCACCCACTCCCACGACAACCGGACCTCATCCCAATGCGCAAAGTAAGTGGAATCCCCCCGGAGTGCATCGAACAAGAGCAGCTCGTACGCTTCTGGCACGTCTTTTGTCCCTGCACTGAAATCTACCGTCACCGGCTCAATCTTACCGCTATTTGTCGGATTCTTACTATTTACCTGCAAAGCAATACCTTCGTTCGGATTCACGCTAATAATCAACAAATTAGGCGATGTCGTTTCATTTTGCTCCTGATATAGCTTTTCGTGCGGATTTTTGAACTCAATGACGATCCTTGTTGATTTTTCTTGCAGTCTTTTGCCCGTGCGAATATAAAAAGGTACCCCTTGCCAAAACGGGTCATCAATCCAGACACGAGTGGCAATATACGTTTCTGTCATGGAAACTGGATCGACACCAGGCTCGTCCCTGTAGCCAGCTACAGGCGTTCCTTGAATATGTCCTGCGCTATACTGACCGCGAATAACGTGGGTCCCGACTTCTTCTTTCTTCATCGGACGCACGGCTGCCATTACCTTGCGTTTTTCTTCGCGGATATGAGCGGATGTGATTCGCTTCGGAAGCTGCATGGCGATGATCATGAGCATTTGCAACATGTGATTTTGAAGCATGTCACGCAGTGCTCCAACTGGCTCGTAATATCCAGCCCGATCCTCGACGCCGACCGTTTCATTCGCCGTAATTTGCACGTTGGCGATGAACTGATTGTTCCAGAGAGCCTGAAAGACCGGGTTCGCAAATTCGAGAGCCTCGAGGTTTTGCACCATCGGTTTTCCCAAGTAATGGTCAATGCGATAAATTTCTTCTTCCGAAAATGCTTTCCCCAGCTTTTCATTCAATTCTTTCGCGGATTGCAAATCATGTCCAAACGGTTTTTCAATGATCAGGCGCTTCCAGCCTGTCGTTGAACCGAGCCCGCTGGCTTTGACATTGGTTGCAATTCCCTCGAAAAATTGCGGGGCCACTGACAAGTAAAACATCCGGTTTTGCGGAATCTGCAGCTCTTGCTCTCTTTGCAGGACTAGATCATGTAACGTAACATAAGCACGCGGTTCCATGACATCTACTTCCGCATAGCGACAAGCAGACAAGAAAGCATCTAGTTCGTGGGAATCAATCTGGGCCCGACGGGAAAACTCATGGACAGAATGGCGAACAGATTCCTGAAATTCGTCATCAGACCACGCCCTTCTCCCCACGCCGATAATCGAAAAAGCGGCAGGCAACTTTTGATCGACATATAAATTGAAGAGCGCAGGGAAAATTTTGCGTTTTGCTAAATCTCCTGTCGCGCCAAAAAGGACAAAGGTCATCGCTTCCATCTACTTTTTCATTCCCTTCATACGTACGCCGTAATGATGGTTTTTTTGTCGTTACCCTGTTATTATTCGAGAAAATCACTGCTTTATCAATATGCAGCCTTACGAACGACGCAAGATTGCACGTACCGGACTTCCATCTGCTTCTACCAAAGACAGCGGCAGTGCGATCAGTTCGTAATCTCCCGGTTCGACATGATCGAGCAGAAGCCCCTCCAAAATATGAATATCCTGCTGGTGAAGTCCATGATGAGCAGCCAGTTCCTTGCTGTCTAGCGGATCGACAGATGGGACATCTACTCCAATCAGCCGAATGCCTTTTTGGGCGAGAAACGCTGGCAAGTCCGCTCGCAGATGACAGATGGTTGACGGAAATTGATGGGGATCGCTCCATGATAACGTTTTGAGCAGCAAGCGTTCGACCCCCTCCAGATCAACCTGGACAAAATCTTCTGGGCCAATGCTAGAACGTCCAGTAAGCTCCACCACTCTTGCCTCTCCGATGTACAAGTCTAGGGGCAATTCAGCTATTTTTCGGCCATCGTCATCGAAATGAAACGGAGCATCCACATGGGTACCTGTGTGAACACTCATGGTTACTTTACCGACATTGACTGAGCCACTCTCCGTTTTGGGCCAGTTTACTACATAGTGAAAGGGAGTGTCACCTGGCCAGGTCGGCATACCTGCCATGAACGGACGGGATATATCTATTATTTTCATCGCGTATTCTCCACCTTCCAGCAACTGTTAGCGCCTATACTCAGCGTACAAAAAAGACTGTATTGAGTCAATATTCTAACATTTGCACAAAAAAGACCGCAGCTTGATAGCGTGCCGACAGTCTTTTCGTTGATTTCAGATTCTACTGTGAAGAGATAGGTAGTCCCACACTTCATCATAAATTCCGTTGTCATCCACTTGCTTCAAATGTTCTTTCAAAGTCCTCAACCACTCAATGGTTGTTGGATACGTAGCTGCAATGGCCTCACGCAGATCGCTCATTTGAATCGGGCGATCGACCCCTTTTGTTACGATATCATGCCATACTTGCTCCGTCGCGAGCTCCACCACGTACTCGATGTCTGCCCCCGAATAAAACTCTGTCCATCCTGCCAATTGCTCATAATCGAGCATCTCAGAGGGACGGCCCTCCAGTTTTAAGCGAAAAATATCCTCCCGTGCTTGCCGATCTGGCGGTCCGACAAAAATCCAGTGATCAAACCCAGCCGCTCGAAGCATGGAAGGCTCCAACTCCCATGGAACATTGGTTGCGCCCATTAGGACGAATCGTTCGTCGTACTCGCCCGCCTCCGCTATCTGCTGAAGCCATTTGGAATCGATCCCCTGTCTAGGATAGGAGTTCGCATGCTCTTCATCATGGCTGGAAGCGTCCAGTTCATCTAAAAAGAACAGAAACGGTTTATTGGCAGGGACTGTCGCTAGTAAATCGTGGATGTTGAAACGTCTGTTTGACGGCGTATACATACTTCGACCGCCTGTGATTGCCATAGAGAAAAAATGAGCCTGACATTCTTCTGCGGTTGCTTTTGCCAGCAAAGATTTTCCGCACCCCGAAGGTCCGTAAAGTAAAAGGGTACTTTTCTTTTGAGGCAGCCGTTGTGAGATAGGCTGTAGGAGTCTTTGAAAGATTATCTCTTTTACTCTTCCATGCCCGCCGACCGTTCCAAAACCCGCCGTTTTCTCAACGAGTTGAACCGATTTCGCGGTGGTCTTCCCTTTGCCCCCTTCAATGACGCGTATCTTAGGTGAAAACATCGTAGTGTATGTAGAGGAATCCTTCTGATTGATCCCTTTTAACGTCCGCGAATAGGGGAATTCTTTTTGTAGCTTGTTGAGCTCGATCACAATTTTTTCCTTCATCGCTTCATTACCATAGGCAAGGGCCTGCGTAAACGCCTGTAAAGCCTCCGTACGATCCCCCTGCTCAGCATGCTCTAACCCTAACAACAGCCATACTGGTGCATTGCGTTGATCGCTCGTCAACATGCTTTTCAGTATTTCTATCTTCGTCATCTGCTTCATCCTCTGCGATCGTTCTGCTTCAAGCGATCGTTTAGTATCACGGACATATCCATTATAATGCATACGTCTCGCAAGAAGAATACGAAAAGTAGGAAAAGATGGAAGAAGGGCTGTGACTATCATTCGAAAAAGACGCCTCCTGCTACACAGCATCGGGCGTCCAAGATCCAGTCTCTATCCTCTCGACGGAAAAGCTCCACCTTCCACACAAATGATAAACGAGAGTCCGAGATAAGGTTGCATATTATTATGAGGCTGAGTCCCGCCTGTGATTCCAATTGCTTGCTGACTAAGCTGTGTCCCATCACTCGTGTTGGAGTAAGGAATGATACCTCCCCGGCCACCAGTGGATGACCATTTTGACCCTGTTGGCGTATCCCCTGTAGGAGCTGTGCACACATTCGGAACGTGAGTATGAACCGGAATTTGGTTTTGCAGAAGTGTTATATTGGCAGCGCCATCTGTCTGACCTGCCGTACGCGGTGTCAAGCCAGGTCCTGCCCCCTGATTCATCGGGGCTGCGCCTCTTAAATTGGGAAGCGCAAATGTGGTCTTGCCATCTCCGCCATACTTTGAACCCAATATCGAATACAAAACAGGATTGGAAGAGATCGTAAGCAATTGTCCATCACAAAAAGCCCAGTCCCTTGGCGGGAAGCTGCCAGCGAAAATACGAATTTCTCCAATATACGGATCCATATGATAGTGCCTCCTTTAGTTTCTTGACGGGTAAATCCCTTGAATCGCGATGCAAAAATTCCCGACCAAATACGGCTGCATATTGGTATGAGGTGCACTGTTTCCTACCGTTTGCAACGCACTCTCACTCATCGTCGTATCAGGGGTTGTCCCATAGGTTGTAGTGGATGCTTGTGCCCAGTAGTTCCCAGCGCTAATTTTTTCAGAGGCTGCTGCATTCGAGCCGGTTGCCATATGGGTATGGGCGGGTATCTCGCTTGTCGAAAGTACATGACTTTCTTCGCCGGCTGACAGACCGCGCGTAACGATGGGGCGATCCTGTTGATTGTTTACATGAACAGGGACACGCCCTCTTAAATCCGGTAAAGCAAACGTGTTTTTCCCGTCCCCCCCATAAGCAACTCCTAACAAGGAATACAGTGCCTGGTTTGTATTGATAGGCAACAGCGCTCCATTACAAAAAGCCCAACCCTTTGGCGCAAATGGAAAGGGAAAAAATCGAATTTCTCCAAGAAATGGTTCCATGTAAAATCCTCCTGTTCGATTGGAATGTTAATTTTGTTGAGGATAAATCCCATACAGGGCAATGATGAAATTAATAACCGTAGACGGCATCAGGTTACTGTGTGGTTGATTTCCACCTACAGCACTCAAGCTGGACGCGTTCATCAATCCATCAGGTGCATTTGTTGAATATAGCTGCGTATTCTTTGCCCATACAGCATTGGCAGGGCTGTTCTGCGTTCCTGGCTGCGATGATGCATGGACCGTATGTGTATGCGCGGGCAATTGTGGGATGGTTAAGGTGACGGATTCTACACCATTTTTTTCACCTATCACGAAGTTAGTTCCTGTACGCGGATTTTTCCCTTGATGGAGCGGGATACGTCCTCGTAAATCAGGCAACGCAAAAGTCGTTTGTCCATCCCCGCCATATGTGGTTCCAATCAAACTAAATAACGTGTCGTATTCAGAAATAGATAAGATCTGTCCTTCGCATAATGCCCATCCTTGTGGTGCATAATCTCCTCCAAACATCCTGATTTCTCCAAGAAATGGCTCTGCCATGTTGCTTCCTCCTTATGTAATGTGGTTATTCCCTTTGTCAAGCGACCAGCCTGGTCATTTTTGCAAAAGTGGCTGCCATTCCATTTGGATATACAGCCCCGTTGAGTCTGTCACGATGAAATGAAGTCGTTCATATAATCGAAAGGCAGGATTCCCTTGTAAAACATGTAAACGGATCGGTAATGGGACAGCTTCAGCCTCTTTTTGCAGTTCGCCCATAATGCCAGAACCAACACCCTGTCCCCGATAAGCAGGCAGCAAAGAAATATCGACAAGATGCAGTGCATCTCCGCTCGCATCCGTGATCAAACGACCAATAGGCTGCCCGGATCGGAGAATGATTTGATGATTTTGAGCGGGAAACTGCATGTGGTAAGATTTCTGCTGCATGATAAACTGCGACTGTAAAAAAGCAAGCTTGTCCGACTCACTCCAACCCCAAAGAGCTATTTCTTCGGTTCGAGTAGAGCAGTACAATTCCCAAATAAACGCTTCGTCTTGCTCATATTCAAAAGGCCTGGTATGTACCATAATCCTCCTTGTAGCAATCGTTGTACTTTTCTGTCATTTGATCAGTTACCTGCTTGCATTCTTTCAGGCCTGGATACACCGACTTCACTTTCCTCTGTGTATCGCTCTTCCTCCTTCGAACTTTTTCTGATATCCTGCCTGATTTAATAGCAATCATCAATCATGATATCATTAGCCGAATTCCTTCTAACACTAACTAAAGTTAGCTCTTTTATATGAAAAACGCTTCGTCCCCCAAAATGAGAAGAAGCGTTTTTATCGCTTGCAAAAATAAGGAAGACCCCATATTACATCTACGAGGCTAAAGCCTTTCCTTCTGGACATCTCCAAATCTGATTCTCTCGCCTATGCTCCCGGTGATTTGACCTTGATTATCAGTGCGGTAAATGATCCAAATGACAAACTGCTGCTTGCTTCGGTTCGTCGACAGATCCCTTTGATTGACGTCACGCGTTGGACAGAACGATTTACAAGGTCCATCGACCGATTAAAGAAGGAGAACATAGGCTCTCCAGTCATACTCGCCTCAGGGTGGATGGGGGGGAACTGTATCCCTTCTTGCAAGCATACATACCTCTTCCTTGCAAGATGTCCAGATTCATCTTCACGCTCTTTATTCCCTTCAAGACAAAGCGGGTCCAGATTCCACCGACTATATGGATCGTATGAATATTCCTTTTACTGTCACCACACCTACTTTTGCCCTTGTTTCATTTGTAAAAAGCCGGATATGGAACCTGCTCGGCAAGAGCACACGTCAAAAAATACTGTACAATCCAGGCGCAGGATCTCCTCACCATGTTGTCATCCAAATAAACGGGTGCAATCAGCATGGCATGAACGTGAAACGCCAAGTCGAGATTACTGATCCGAAAGGGCAGACTCACCTGACCGCTTTGGGAGCTGCCATTTT
This genomic stretch from Brevibacillus brevis harbors:
- a CDS encoding DinB family protein, yielding MLRRPERDEYAAYFDYYIGLVPEGELQTILTQQGERQVALFSSLAPEQIDYRYAPGKWTVKEVLGHLVDTERIMSYRLLRIARGDQTPLVGFDENAFVEHGGFQLRDLSDLLEEYKAVRASTIAQVRGISPEAWTRTGLANGNKLSARTLAYVIAGHEAHHTTILKERYLGKEWQLAHEQGSQYTEK
- a CDS encoding cyclase family protein — protein: MKMYDVTATVYEGMTVYKNKPEKQPKIHTATSGYVTESRIDMDLHTGTHVDAPLHMVNAGDTFESISLEKLVGNCKVLDLTAVEDRITRADLERFDLARGDFVLFKTKNSFEEAFSFEFIFLSEEGAEYVSELGVRGIGTDALGIERSQEGHPTHKKLFAAGVIVIEGLRLAEVPPGEYFLVAAPLKLIGTDAAPARVLLFEGLHSNLSIETE
- a CDS encoding Gfo/Idh/MocA family protein, with the translated sequence MRFGVIGTNWITEEFIQAGQEVEGFSLQAVYSRTIERAKEIADKYHAPFAYSSLEEMAASKNIDAVYIASPNSCHAEQAIQCMDAGLHVLCEKPLASNAIEVEEMIEAAKRNDVLLMEAVKSTLLPNFFAIQDNLHKLGKIRRFIASNCQYSSRYDAYREGKVLRAFDPAFSNGALMDIGIYCLYPLLILFGRPDDVKAGGIVLDSGVDGEGSMLLKYRQMDAIISYSKITTSYQPAEIQGEDATMVIDRINHLKEVDIRYRDGRIEQVTRPQTPKTMHYEIREFLRLARIGARQSATNSHEVSKMAMQVMDEARRQMGIAFPADRKKQ
- the zwf gene encoding glucose-6-phosphate dehydrogenase produces the protein MEAMTFVLFGATGDLAKRKIFPALFNLYVDQKLPAAFSIIGVGRRAWSDDEFQESVRHSVHEFSRRAQIDSHELDAFLSACRYAEVDVMEPRAYVTLHDLVLQREQELQIPQNRMFYLSVAPQFFEGIATNVKASGLGSTTGWKRLIIEKPFGHDLQSAKELNEKLGKAFSEEEIYRIDHYLGKPMVQNLEALEFANPVFQALWNNQFIANVQITANETVGVEDRAGYYEPVGALRDMLQNHMLQMLMIIAMQLPKRITSAHIREEKRKVMAAVRPMKKEEVGTHVIRGQYSAGHIQGTPVAGYRDEPGVDPVSMTETYIATRVWIDDPFWQGVPFYIRTGKRLQEKSTRIVIEFKNPHEKLYQEQNETTSPNLLIISVNPNEGIALQVNSKNPTNSGKIEPVTVDFSAGTKDVPEAYELLLFDALRGDSTYFAHWDEVRLSWEWVTPILEAFAENLVPLFTYEAGSFGPKAAEQLLAADGFVWWLDKVEERVPVTATR
- the kynB gene encoding arylformamidase, translated to MKIIDISRPFMAGMPTWPGDTPFHYVVNWPKTESGSVNVGKVTMSVHTGTHVDAPFHFDDDGRKIAELPLDLYIGEARVVELTGRSSIGPEDFVQVDLEGVERLLLKTLSWSDPHQFPSTICHLRADLPAFLAQKGIRLIGVDVPSVDPLDSKELAAHHGLHQQDIHILEGLLLDHVEPGDYELIALPLSLVEADGSPVRAILRRS
- a CDS encoding ATP-binding protein; protein product: MTKIEILKSMLTSDQRNAPVWLLLGLEHAEQGDRTEALQAFTQALAYGNEAMKEKIVIELNKLQKEFPYSRTLKGINQKDSSTYTTMFSPKIRVIEGGKGKTTAKSVQLVEKTAGFGTVGGHGRVKEIIFQRLLQPISQRLPQKKSTLLLYGPSGCGKSLLAKATAEECQAHFFSMAITGGRSMYTPSNRRFNIHDLLATVPANKPFLFFLDELDASSHDEEHANSYPRQGIDSKWLQQIAEAGEYDERFVLMGATNVPWELEPSMLRAAGFDHWIFVGPPDRQAREDIFRLKLEGRPSEMLDYEQLAGWTEFYSGADIEYVVELATEQVWHDIVTKGVDRPIQMSDLREAIAATYPTTIEWLRTLKEHLKQVDDNGIYDEVWDYLSLHSRI
- a CDS encoding phage tail protein, with amino-acid sequence MDPYIGEIRIFAGSFPPRDWAFCDGQLLTISSNPVLYSILGSKYGGDGKTTFALPNLRGAAPMNQGAGPGLTPRTAGQTDGAANITLLQNQIPVHTHVPNVCTAPTGDTPTGSKWSSTGGRGGIIPYSNTSDGTQLSQQAIGITGGTQPHNNMQPYLGLSFIICVEGGAFPSRG
- a CDS encoding phage tail protein, encoding MEPFLGEIRFFPFPFAPKGWAFCNGALLPINTNQALYSLLGVAYGGDGKNTFALPDLRGRVPVHVNNQQDRPIVTRGLSAGEESHVLSTSEIPAHTHMATGSNAAASEKISAGNYWAQASTTTYGTTPDTTMSESALQTVGNSAPHTNMQPYLVGNFCIAIQGIYPSRN
- a CDS encoding phage tail protein — its product is MAEPFLGEIRMFGGDYAPQGWALCEGQILSISEYDTLFSLIGTTYGGDGQTTFALPDLRGRIPLHQGKNPRTGTNFVIGEKNGVESVTLTIPQLPAHTHTVHASSQPGTQNSPANAVWAKNTQLYSTNAPDGLMNASSLSAVGGNQPHSNLMPSTVINFIIALYGIYPQQN
- a CDS encoding GNAT family N-acetyltransferase, whose product is MVHTRPFEYEQDEAFIWELYCSTRTEEIALWGWSESDKLAFLQSQFIMQQKSYHMQFPAQNHQIILRSGQPIGRLITDASGDALHLVDISLLPAYRGQGVGSGIMGELQKEAEAVPLPIRLHVLQGNPAFRLYERLHFIVTDSTGLYIQMEWQPLLQK